Proteins found in one Brachyspira murdochii DSM 12563 genomic segment:
- a CDS encoding ABC transporter substrate-binding protein yields MYKKKIVLLLTLLTVLLISCSNGGKETEVKKTAKIRVGYMPDFSGTSAVAIALEKGFFEEENLDVSLIRFLDGPSEIDAMLLNNLEFAYIGHGAHTLAIYGKVNVLFPNSLSKSEQIIARAQSQINTVSDLRGKTVGTQFGTSSEILLDLALRTLGIDRAELNIVNMDGPTIVSSISNKEIDAAAVQAPYTFNILKNLGNDVKTIATTIDYSDVGAFPSSWIVTPEYQAKNPDIVNRFSRAILKAMNYRSNNMDEAVEIVAKQNNTDTDSVNLEKETAVWLSGMDIQNAYLDGTASKWYKLQQNIFIYTKAITNSADINSYVQIKYMNDNIFNK; encoded by the coding sequence ATGTATAAGAAAAAAATTGTATTATTATTAACATTGCTAACAGTACTGTTAATATCATGTAGTAATGGAGGTAAAGAAACAGAGGTAAAAAAAACAGCTAAAATAAGAGTAGGATATATGCCGGATTTTTCAGGTACTTCTGCAGTAGCAATAGCTTTGGAAAAAGGATTTTTTGAAGAGGAAAATTTAGATGTCTCCCTAATAAGATTTTTAGATGGTCCTTCTGAGATTGATGCTATGCTTTTAAATAATTTGGAGTTTGCATATATTGGTCATGGAGCACACACCTTAGCTATTTATGGAAAAGTTAATGTATTATTTCCAAATAGTTTAAGCAAATCTGAACAAATTATTGCAAGAGCTCAATCTCAAATCAATACTGTTTCTGATTTAAGAGGTAAAACAGTAGGTACTCAATTTGGAACTTCTTCAGAAATTCTTTTGGATTTAGCACTTAGAACATTAGGAATAGACAGAGCCGAATTAAATATTGTTAATATGGACGGACCTACTATAGTATCTTCAATTTCAAATAAAGAAATTGATGCAGCAGCAGTACAGGCACCTTATACTTTTAACATATTAAAAAATCTTGGAAATGATGTAAAAACTATTGCTACTACAATTGATTATTCTGATGTTGGTGCTTTTCCAAGCAGCTGGATAGTTACTCCTGAATATCAGGCTAAAAATCCAGACATAGTTAATAGATTTTCAAGAGCAATACTTAAAGCTATGAATTACAGATCTAACAACATGGATGAGGCTGTCGAAATAGTTGCCAAACAGAATAATACTGATACTGACTCTGTAAATTTAGAAAAAGAAACAGCTGTGTGGCTTTCCGGAATGGATATACAAAATGCATATCTTGACGGTACTGCTTCCAAATGGTACAAACTGCAGCAAAATATATTTATTTATACTAAAGCTATTACAAATTCTGCTGATATTAATAGCTATGTGCAAATAAAATATATGAATGATAATATATTTAATAAATAA
- a CDS encoding ABC transporter substrate-binding protein, whose product MKKIILFIFIMAFAVSCSGNKTSGENSSSADKIRVAYLADFAGTSAAAIAQEKGFFKEENLDVELVKFLNGPSEIAAMLSKDIQFAYIGHGAHSLAIQGKVNVLIPNALGKSEQIIVGKWANVNDVAGLKGKTVGTQLGTSGDIVLDIALRKSGITKSDVNVVNMDVSGIVSSMVGKKVDAVSVWAPYTFEISKQLGDEVFVIASITNYLDEAVFPSSWIVTPEYQKDNPDIVNRFTKAILKAMDYRSANMDESIEIVAKLNGTPIDSVALEEETAIWLTSDDVKKAYSDGDAAKWYEAQQKIFINSGVVTDEVDVNNYVQIKYMNDNVLK is encoded by the coding sequence CATCATCTGCTGACAAAATAAGAGTTGCATATTTAGCAGATTTCGCTGGAACATCAGCTGCTGCTATAGCTCAGGAAAAAGGTTTTTTTAAAGAAGAAAATTTAGACGTAGAATTAGTAAAATTTTTAAATGGTCCTTCTGAAATTGCTGCTATGCTTTCTAAAGACATACAATTTGCATACATTGGACATGGTGCACACTCTCTTGCTATTCAAGGTAAAGTTAATGTGTTAATCCCTAATGCTTTAGGAAAATCAGAGCAAATTATAGTAGGGAAATGGGCTAATGTTAATGATGTAGCTGGATTAAAAGGAAAAACTGTAGGTACTCAGCTTGGAACTTCCGGAGATATAGTACTTGATATAGCTTTGAGAAAATCTGGAATTACAAAATCTGATGTTAATGTTGTAAATATGGATGTAAGCGGTATAGTATCTTCTATGGTTGGTAAAAAAGTTGATGCTGTATCTGTATGGGCTCCTTATACCTTTGAAATATCTAAACAGCTTGGTGATGAGGTATTTGTTATAGCATCTATTACAAACTATTTAGATGAAGCGGTATTTCCAAGCAGCTGGATAGTTACTCCAGAATATCAAAAAGATAATCCAGATATAGTTAATAGATTTACTAAAGCAATACTTAAAGCTATGGATTACAGATCTGCTAATATGGACGAATCTATCGAAATAGTTGCAAAATTAAATGGAACTCCTATTGATTCTGTAGCATTAGAAGAAGAAACCGCTATATGGCTTACTTCTGATGATGTTAAAAAAGCATATTCTGACGGAGATGCAGCAAAATGGTATGAAGCTCAGCAGAAAATATTTATAAACTCCGGAGTTGTTACAGATGAAGTTGATGTTAATAATTATGTACAAATAAAATATATGAATGATAATGTTCTTAAATAA